The genomic region GGTGAGGATGATTTCCTGATCGAACATCAGGGCCGGGTGATCGGCAAGGCCGGGGCCTGGCGGCTGCCGGAGGTGGGGTTCCTGCTGCATCCCGACCATTGGGGCAAGGGTCTGGCGCATGAGGCGATGGTGGCGGTCATCGCGCATCTTTTCGCCTCGCATGACGTGCCGGAACTGACGGCAGAGGCGGACCCACGAAATGCGGCCTCGCTTCGGCTGCTGGGGCGGCTGGGGTTCGTGGAAACCGGCCGGGCGACGCGGACGATGCAATGGCGCGATGAGTGGTGCGACAGCGTTTATCTGGCGCTGC from Tabrizicola piscis harbors:
- a CDS encoding GNAT family N-acetyltransferase, coding for MITTARLTLRRARMTDLDDVHAMLSQPAAMRYWSTPEHETLDESRKWLEGMVAGAPGEDDFLIEHQGRVIGKAGAWRLPEVGFLLHPDHWGKGLAHEAMVAVIAHLFASHDVPELTAEADPRNAASLRLLGRLGFVETGRATRTMQWRDEWCDSVYLALPRPG